In the Streptomyces fradiae ATCC 10745 = DSM 40063 genome, one interval contains:
- a CDS encoding serine/threonine-protein kinase, which produces MRPVGSKYLLEQPLGRGATGTVWRARQRETAGAEAAVPGQPGETVAIKVLKEELASDADVVMRFLRERSVLLRLTHPNIVRTRDLVVEGDLLALVMDLVDGPDLHRYLRENGPLTPVAAALLTAQIADALAASHADGIVHRDLKPANVLLAERGGQMHPMLTDFGIARLADSPGLTRTHEFVGTPAYVAPESAEGRPQTSAVDVYGAGILLYELVTGRPPFAGGTALEVLHRHLSEEPRRPSTVPAPLWTVIERCLSKDPDRRPGAESLARALRTVAAGIGVHASVAEIEAADGVGALLAPDPSPAPVPGTAEPDAPGAFDATQVLPSTGQGAASQYDPAAATSVLPQTGPGPGGPGADAGGPGAADPTAVMPPVPRPEEPHPWQTQLRAARDRNEQTQMQYLDPAEDPLRRRPQRRPQPPQHSAPQPAAPQHPAPPPAQYRPQQQPPQPYAQQPPQYAPQPPQQYAPAPQPQPQPPRQQYAPQPPQQPQQPQPPAPRAPRQRSANPMRIPGLGCLKGCLFTIVLFVVAGWLIWELTPLQDWIAHGKGYWQAIGDAFTAVSDWISELTGSTETPATPDVQQ; this is translated from the coding sequence GTGCGGCCAGTCGGCAGCAAGTACCTGCTCGAGCAGCCGCTCGGACGCGGCGCCACGGGCACCGTCTGGCGTGCCCGCCAGCGGGAGACGGCGGGCGCCGAGGCGGCCGTACCCGGCCAGCCCGGCGAGACCGTCGCGATCAAGGTCCTCAAGGAGGAGCTGGCGAGCGACGCGGACGTCGTGATGCGCTTCCTGCGCGAGCGGTCCGTCCTGCTCCGCCTCACCCACCCCAACATCGTCCGCACCCGCGACCTGGTGGTCGAGGGCGACCTGCTCGCCCTCGTCATGGACCTCGTCGACGGCCCGGACCTGCACCGGTACCTCCGCGAGAACGGCCCGCTGACCCCGGTCGCGGCCGCGCTCCTCACCGCGCAGATCGCCGACGCGCTCGCCGCCAGCCACGCCGACGGCATCGTGCACCGCGACCTCAAGCCGGCGAACGTGCTCCTCGCCGAGCGGGGCGGGCAGATGCACCCGATGCTCACCGACTTCGGCATCGCCCGCCTCGCGGACTCGCCCGGACTGACCCGCACCCACGAGTTCGTCGGCACGCCCGCCTACGTCGCGCCCGAGTCCGCCGAGGGCCGCCCGCAGACCTCCGCCGTGGACGTCTACGGCGCGGGCATCCTGCTGTACGAGCTGGTCACCGGCCGTCCGCCGTTCGCGGGCGGCACGGCGCTGGAGGTCCTGCACCGGCACCTCAGCGAGGAGCCCCGCCGCCCCTCCACGGTGCCCGCCCCGCTGTGGACGGTCATCGAGCGGTGCCTCAGCAAGGACCCGGACCGCCGCCCCGGCGCGGAGAGCCTGGCCCGCGCGCTGCGCACGGTAGCGGCGGGCATCGGCGTGCACGCGTCGGTCGCCGAGATCGAGGCGGCCGACGGGGTCGGCGCGCTGCTGGCCCCCGACCCGTCCCCGGCGCCCGTCCCCGGCACGGCGGAGCCCGACGCGCCGGGCGCCTTCGACGCCACGCAGGTCCTGCCGAGCACCGGTCAGGGCGCCGCCTCCCAGTACGACCCCGCGGCGGCGACCAGCGTCCTGCCGCAGACCGGCCCCGGCCCGGGCGGCCCCGGCGCCGACGCGGGCGGTCCGGGGGCCGCCGACCCGACCGCGGTCATGCCCCCCGTACCGCGGCCGGAGGAGCCGCACCCGTGGCAGACCCAGCTGCGCGCCGCGCGGGACCGCAACGAGCAGACGCAGATGCAGTACCTCGACCCCGCCGAGGACCCGCTGCGCCGCCGCCCCCAGCGCCGCCCGCAGCCGCCGCAGCACTCCGCGCCCCAGCCGGCCGCGCCCCAGCACCCCGCGCCGCCGCCGGCGCAGTACCGCCCGCAGCAGCAGCCGCCCCAGCCGTACGCCCAGCAGCCGCCGCAGTACGCGCCGCAGCCCCCGCAGCAGTACGCCCCGGCGCCCCAGCCGCAGCCCCAGCCGCCCCGGCAGCAGTACGCCCCGCAGCCGCCACAGCAGCCGCAGCAGCCCCAGCCGCCGGCGCCCCGGGCGCCGCGGCAGCGCAGTGCCAACCCGATGCGCATCCCCGGCCTGGGCTGCCTGAAGGGCTGCCTGTTCACGATCGTGCTGTTCGTCGTGGCCGGCTGGCTGATCTGGGAGCTCACCCCGCTCCAGGACTGGATCGCCCATGGCAAGGGCTACTGGCAGGCCATCGGCGACGCGTTCACGGCGGTGAGCGACTGGATCTCCGAGCTGACGGGCAGCACGGAGACCCCCGCCACCCCGGACGTCCAGCAGTGA
- a CDS encoding serine/threonine-protein kinase produces MARKIGSRYTAHQILGRGSAGTVWLGEGPEGPVAIKLLREDLASDQELVGRFVRERTALLGLEHPRVVVVRDLVVDGNDLALVMDLVRGTDLRSRLDRERRLAPAAAVAIAADVAEGLAAAHAAGVVHRDVKPENILLDMEGPLGPGGAHPALLTDFGVAKLIDTPRRTRTNRIIGTPDYLAPEIVEGLPPRAAVDIYALATVLYELLAGFTPFGGGHPGAVLRRHVTETVVPLPGIPDELWQLIVQCLAKAPASRLRASEMAARLHELAPLVAHMPPLEVDEPGAEPSPEPREEDPYRTLPDGPRRAAVPLVPGSYADSSRDTHTSMRVPGPDELSGGPLGTARAPRAPGQRRPGSARNKPSAARRRRLALSVAGVALVAAVGVGGWFAAGGDEVEAPRQDPRRSAPETAPEP; encoded by the coding sequence TTGGCACGGAAAATCGGCAGCCGGTACACGGCTCACCAGATCCTGGGGCGGGGCAGCGCCGGCACGGTGTGGCTCGGGGAGGGCCCGGAGGGCCCCGTCGCCATCAAGCTGCTGCGCGAGGACCTCGCCTCGGACCAGGAACTCGTCGGCCGCTTCGTCCGGGAGCGCACCGCCCTGCTCGGGCTCGAGCACCCGCGCGTGGTGGTCGTGCGCGACCTGGTCGTCGACGGCAACGACCTGGCCCTGGTCATGGACCTCGTGCGCGGCACCGACCTGCGCAGCCGTCTGGACCGCGAGCGCCGCCTCGCGCCCGCCGCGGCCGTCGCCATCGCCGCCGACGTCGCCGAGGGCCTCGCCGCCGCGCACGCCGCCGGGGTCGTCCACCGGGACGTGAAGCCCGAGAACATCCTCCTCGACATGGAGGGGCCCCTCGGTCCGGGCGGAGCCCACCCCGCCCTCCTGACCGACTTCGGCGTGGCCAAGCTGATCGACACCCCGCGCCGCACCCGCACCAACCGCATCATCGGCACCCCCGACTACCTGGCCCCCGAGATCGTCGAGGGCCTGCCGCCGCGCGCCGCCGTCGACATCTACGCCCTCGCGACGGTCCTGTACGAGCTGCTGGCCGGCTTCACGCCGTTCGGCGGCGGGCACCCGGGCGCGGTGCTGCGCCGCCACGTCACCGAGACCGTCGTGCCGCTGCCCGGCATCCCCGACGAGCTGTGGCAGCTGATCGTCCAGTGCCTGGCCAAGGCGCCCGCGTCCCGGCTGCGGGCCTCCGAGATGGCCGCCCGGCTGCACGAGCTGGCGCCGCTCGTCGCGCACATGCCGCCCCTGGAGGTGGACGAGCCCGGCGCCGAGCCGTCGCCGGAGCCGCGCGAGGAGGACCCGTACCGAACGCTGCCCGACGGCCCGCGCCGCGCCGCCGTCCCGCTGGTGCCCGGCTCGTACGCGGACTCCAGCCGCGACACCCACACCTCCATGCGGGTACCGGGGCCCGACGAGCTGTCCGGCGGCCCCCTGGGCACGGCCCGCGCCCCGCGCGCGCCGGGCCAGCGCCGTCCCGGATCGGCCCGCAACAAGCCCTCCGCCGCCCGCAGGCGCCGTCTCGCGCTGTCCGTGGCGGGTGTCGCCCTGGTCGCTGCGGTGGGCGTCGGCGGCTGGTTCGCCGCGGGCGGCGACGAGGTCGAGGCCCCGCGCCAGGACCCCCGCCGCTCGGCCCCCGAGACCGCCCCGGAGCCCTGA
- the ftsE gene encoding cell division ATP-binding protein FtsE produces the protein MIRFDNVSKSYPKQNQPALRDVSLEIEKGEFVFLVGSSGSGKSTFLRLLLREERASTGTVHVLGKDLARLSNWKVPHMRRQLGTVFQDFRLLPNKTVAQNVAFAQEVIGKSRGEIRKSVPQVLGLVGLAGKEDRMPGELSGGEQQRVAIARAFVNRPMLLIADEPTGNLDPQTSVGIMKLLDKINRTGTTVVMATHDQNIVDQMRKRVIELENGRLVRDQARGVYGYQH, from the coding sequence GTGATCCGATTCGACAACGTCTCCAAGTCCTACCCGAAGCAGAACCAGCCCGCCCTCAGGGACGTCTCCCTGGAGATCGAGAAGGGCGAGTTCGTCTTCCTGGTGGGGTCCTCCGGCTCCGGAAAGTCCACCTTCCTGCGGCTCCTCCTGCGCGAGGAGCGCGCCTCCACGGGGACGGTGCACGTCCTCGGCAAGGACCTCGCCCGCCTGTCCAACTGGAAGGTGCCGCACATGCGCCGCCAACTGGGCACGGTGTTCCAGGACTTCCGGCTGCTGCCGAACAAGACGGTCGCGCAGAACGTCGCCTTCGCGCAGGAGGTCATCGGCAAGTCCCGCGGCGAGATCCGCAAGTCCGTGCCGCAGGTGCTGGGCCTGGTCGGCCTCGCGGGCAAGGAGGACCGGATGCCCGGCGAGCTGTCGGGCGGTGAGCAGCAGCGCGTGGCCATCGCGCGCGCGTTCGTCAACCGGCCGATGCTGCTGATCGCGGACGAGCCGACGGGCAACCTCGACCCGCAGACCTCGGTGGGCATCATGAAGCTCCTCGACAAGATCAACCGCACGGGCACCACCGTCGTCATGGCGACCCACGACCAGAACATCGTCGACCAGATGCGCAAGCGCGTCATCGAGCTGGAGAACGGCCGGCTCGTCCGCGACCAGGCCCGCGGCGTCTACGGCTACCAGCACTGA
- the ftsX gene encoding permease-like cell division protein FtsX yields the protein MRAQFVLSEIGVGLRRNLTMTFAVIVSVALSLALFGGAVLMGQQVDAMKDFWYDKVNVTIYLCNKNDAEGAETCSKGAVTAQQKEQIEADLKKLDIVETVHHESAEEAYKHYREQYSETPIASVITPDQMQESFRVKLKNPEKYEVVATAFSGRSGVHSVQDQRGILETLFNMMRGMNVAALVVMGLMLLIALMLIVNTVRVSAFSRRRETGIMRLVGASSFYIQMPFIMEAAFAGLLGGLVACVLLLVGRYFLIDAGLSLAEQMPLVQFIGWDAVFSVLPLVLVLGLLMPSLAAAVALRKYLKV from the coding sequence ATGCGCGCCCAGTTCGTACTCTCGGAGATCGGTGTCGGCCTCCGTCGCAATCTCACGATGACCTTCGCCGTCATCGTCTCCGTGGCCCTGTCGCTGGCCCTGTTCGGCGGCGCCGTGCTCATGGGCCAGCAGGTCGACGCGATGAAGGACTTCTGGTACGACAAGGTCAACGTCACCATCTACCTCTGCAACAAGAACGACGCGGAGGGCGCGGAGACCTGCTCCAAGGGCGCCGTGACCGCCCAGCAGAAGGAGCAGATCGAGGCGGACCTCAAGAAGCTCGACATCGTGGAGACCGTCCACCACGAGTCGGCGGAGGAGGCGTACAAGCACTACCGGGAGCAGTACAGCGAGACGCCGATCGCCAGCGTCATCACCCCGGACCAGATGCAGGAGTCCTTCCGGGTCAAGCTGAAGAACCCGGAGAAGTACGAGGTGGTGGCCACGGCCTTCTCGGGCCGCTCCGGCGTCCACTCGGTGCAGGACCAGCGCGGCATCCTGGAGACCCTGTTCAACATGATGCGCGGCATGAACGTCGCCGCCCTCGTCGTCATGGGCCTGATGCTGCTGATCGCGCTGATGCTGATCGTCAACACGGTGCGGGTGTCGGCGTTCAGCCGCCGCCGCGAGACCGGGATCATGCGGCTGGTCGGCGCCTCCAGCTTCTACATCCAGATGCCGTTCATCATGGAGGCCGCCTTCGCCGGGCTGCTGGGCGGCCTGGTCGCCTGCGTACTGCTGCTGGTGGGGCGGTACTTCCTGATCGACGCGGGCCTGTCGCTGGCCGAGCAGATGCCGCTGGTCCAGTTCATCGGCTGGGACGCGGTCTTCTCCGTCCTGCCGCTGGTCCTCGTCCTCGGCCTGCTGATGCCGTCGCTGGCGGCCGCGGTCGCGTTGCGCAAGTACCTGAAGGTGTGA
- a CDS encoding LPXTG cell wall anchor domain-containing protein, with protein sequence MTKKMRVRVARIAAGAVIAAGASLTAAGAAQAAGIELGFGGEACSPLDPTCDDSTGGGTSSGGGSSEGGSSDGGSTSDGGTTVSGGVSIGGGSSDGGSSDGGSTTDGGSSDGGSSDGGSSDGGSSDGGSSDGGSSDGGSSDGGSSDGGSSDGGASNGGSSDGGSSNGGSSDGGSSNGGSSDGGSSNGGSSNGGSTNGGSSNGGSSNGGSSNGGSSNGGSSTGGNGSTGSTGSTGSTGTDGGSGNGGSGNGGSSTGGGGTASTGGSGTAGGGAGACEVTAEGAECADTTNNNPGPNNAGSQPVQQGEAKEELAETGAAETSFLLIGAATMIAGGIGFRMLPRVVGGGRAAA encoded by the coding sequence ATGACCAAGAAGATGCGGGTCAGGGTCGCGCGGATAGCCGCTGGTGCGGTGATCGCCGCGGGTGCCTCCCTGACCGCGGCAGGGGCCGCTCAGGCGGCGGGCATCGAGCTCGGCTTCGGCGGCGAGGCCTGCTCCCCGCTCGACCCCACCTGTGACGACAGCACCGGCGGCGGCACTTCCTCCGGCGGTGGCTCCTCCGAAGGCGGTTCGTCCGACGGCGGCTCCACCTCCGACGGCGGTACGACCGTGAGCGGCGGCGTGTCCATCGGCGGCGGCTCGTCCGACGGCGGTTCCTCCGACGGCGGCTCCACCACGGACGGTGGCTCCAGCGACGGCGGTTCGTCCGACGGTGGTTCCTCCGACGGTGGCAGCTCCGACGGTGGTTCGTCCGACGGTGGTTCGTCCGACGGTGGCTCCTCCGACGGTGGCTCCTCCGACGGCGGTTCCTCCGACGGTGGCGCCTCCAACGGTGGTTCGTCCGACGGTGGCTCTTCCAACGGCGGTTCGTCCGACGGTGGCTCTTCCAACGGCGGTTCGTCCGACGGTGGCAGCTCCAACGGCGGTTCCTCCAACGGCGGCTCCACCAACGGCGGCAGCTCCAACGGCGGCTCCTCCAACGGTGGCAGCTCCAACGGCGGCTCCTCCAACGGCGGTTCCTCCACCGGCGGCAACGGCTCCACGGGCTCCACCGGCAGCACCGGCTCCACCGGCACCGACGGCGGCTCCGGCAACGGCGGCTCCGGCAACGGCGGCTCCAGCACCGGTGGTGGCGGCACCGCGTCCACCGGCGGCTCCGGCACGGCCGGCGGCGGCGCCGGCGCGTGCGAGGTGACCGCCGAGGGCGCCGAGTGCGCCGACACCACCAACAACAACCCCGGCCCGAACAACGCCGGCTCCCAGCCGGTGCAGCAGGGTGAGGCCAAGGAGGAGCTGGCGGAGACCGGCGCCGCCGAGACCTCGTTCCTCCTCATCGGCGCCGCGACGATGATCGCCGGCGGCATCGGCTTCCGCATGCTGCCGCGCGTGGTCGGCGGCGGGCGCGCCGCCGCCTGA
- the prfB gene encoding peptide chain release factor 2: MAVVDVSEELKSLTSTMGSIEAVLDLDKMRADIAVLEEQAAAPSLWDDPEAAQKITSRLSHLQAEVRKAESLRGRIDDLAVLFELAEAEDDQDTLAEAEAELADVRKALDEMEVRTLLSGEYDEREALVTIRAEAGGVDASDFAERLQRMYLRWAERHDYKTEIYETSYAEEAGIKSTTFVVHAPYAYGTLSVEQGTHRLVRISPFDNQGRRQTSFAGVEVLPVVEQTDHIDIPENELRIDVYRSSGPGGQSVNTTDSAVRITHIPTGVVVSCQNEKSQIQNKASAMRVLQARLLERQRQEERAKMDALKGDGGSSWGNQMRSYVLHPYQMVKDLRTEHEVGNPQAVLDGEIDAFLEAGIRWRKQQEQEK; this comes from the coding sequence GTGGCAGTCGTCGACGTATCCGAAGAGCTGAAGTCCCTCACCTCGACCATGGGGTCCATCGAGGCGGTCCTCGACCTCGACAAGATGAGGGCAGACATCGCCGTGCTCGAGGAGCAGGCGGCCGCGCCGTCCCTGTGGGACGACCCCGAGGCGGCGCAGAAGATCACCAGCAGGCTTTCGCACCTCCAGGCCGAGGTGCGCAAGGCGGAGTCCCTGCGCGGCCGGATCGACGACCTGGCGGTGCTGTTCGAGCTCGCCGAGGCCGAGGACGACCAGGACACCCTCGCCGAGGCCGAGGCGGAGCTGGCCGACGTCCGCAAGGCCCTGGACGAGATGGAGGTCCGCACGCTCCTGTCGGGCGAGTACGACGAGCGCGAGGCCCTGGTCACGATCCGCGCCGAGGCCGGCGGCGTCGACGCCTCCGACTTCGCGGAGCGCCTGCAGCGCATGTACCTGCGCTGGGCGGAGCGGCACGACTACAAGACCGAGATCTACGAGACGTCGTACGCGGAAGAGGCCGGCATCAAGTCGACCACGTTCGTCGTCCACGCGCCGTACGCGTACGGCACGCTCTCCGTCGAGCAGGGCACGCACCGCCTGGTCCGCATCTCCCCGTTCGACAACCAGGGCCGCCGCCAGACGTCCTTCGCGGGCGTCGAGGTGCTGCCGGTCGTCGAGCAGACCGACCACATCGACATCCCGGAGAACGAGCTCCGCATCGACGTGTACCGGTCCTCCGGCCCCGGCGGCCAGTCCGTCAACACCACGGACTCCGCCGTCCGCATCACCCACATCCCCACGGGCGTGGTCGTCTCCTGCCAGAACGAGAAGTCGCAGATCCAGAACAAGGCGTCCGCGATGCGCGTCCTCCAGGCCCGGCTGCTGGAGCGCCAGCGCCAGGAGGAGCGCGCCAAGATGGACGCCCTCAAGGGCGACGGCGGCAGCTCGTGGGGCAACCAGATGCGCTCCTACGTCCTGCACCCGTACCAGATGGTGAAGGACCTGCGCACGGAGCACGAGGTCGGCAACCCGCAGGCGGTCCTCGACGGCGAGATCGACGCCTTCCTGGAGGCGGGCATCCGCTGGCGCAAGCAGCAGGAGCAGGAGAAGTAG
- a CDS encoding S41 family peptidase, with the protein MSLPGPAYSLRPRHLGRGAALTVLFAAVLVTAAATGALPPGDEADAARAVRGGPSAHPAPRPAPQPGDGAVRDEVVRAAAEAAADGKSAAKAAEEVVSRSGDRWGAVYDRSEYEDYQRALDGSYTGVGLWARRTADGRVEVARVQDGGPAQRAGLRPGDRLRTIDGRPVRGRTAAEVVALLRGDGPDGGAARAQAGTRVALDVQRGTRVWTVTLRRARLAAEAVTVRRVGDVVLIRVSAFTRGSGARVREAVARAPAGAGVLLDLRGNGGGLVTEAVDAASAFLDGGLVATYDVHGRETALYAEPGGDTGRPVVALIDGGTMSAAELLTGALKDRGRAVTVGARTFGKGSVQMPSSLPDGSVAELTVGHYRTPAGATVDGRGIAPDVPAPARAEERARTVLSGLGAGA; encoded by the coding sequence ATGTCGCTGCCGGGTCCCGCGTACTCGCTCCGGCCGCGCCACCTCGGGCGCGGAGCCGCACTGACCGTGCTGTTCGCGGCCGTCCTCGTGACGGCCGCCGCCACCGGCGCGCTGCCGCCCGGCGACGAGGCCGACGCGGCGCGGGCCGTGCGCGGCGGCCCCTCCGCGCACCCCGCGCCGCGCCCCGCCCCCCAGCCCGGGGACGGCGCCGTCCGCGACGAGGTCGTACGGGCCGCCGCCGAGGCCGCCGCGGACGGCAAGTCGGCGGCGAAGGCCGCCGAGGAGGTCGTCAGCCGCAGCGGGGACCGGTGGGGCGCCGTGTACGACAGGAGTGAGTACGAGGACTACCAGCGGGCCCTGGACGGCTCCTACACGGGCGTCGGGCTGTGGGCGCGCCGCACCGCCGACGGCCGGGTGGAGGTGGCCCGCGTGCAGGACGGCGGCCCGGCCCAGCGGGCGGGCCTGCGGCCGGGCGACCGGCTCCGCACGATCGACGGCCGCCCGGTGCGGGGGCGCACCGCCGCCGAGGTGGTCGCCCTGCTGCGCGGCGACGGCCCGGACGGGGGCGCCGCGCGCGCGCAGGCCGGCACCCGGGTGGCCCTGGACGTGCAGCGCGGTACGCGCGTGTGGACGGTGACCCTGCGGCGCGCCCGGCTCGCCGCCGAGGCGGTCACCGTGCGGCGGGTGGGCGACGTGGTGCTGATCCGGGTGAGCGCGTTCACGCGCGGCAGCGGCGCGCGGGTGCGCGAGGCCGTGGCGCGGGCGCCCGCCGGGGCCGGGGTCCTGCTGGACCTGCGCGGCAACGGCGGCGGGCTGGTCACCGAGGCGGTCGACGCGGCCTCCGCGTTCCTCGACGGCGGGCTCGTCGCCACGTACGACGTGCACGGCCGGGAGACGGCCCTGTACGCCGAGCCGGGCGGCGACACCGGCAGGCCCGTCGTCGCCCTGATCGACGGCGGCACGATGAGCGCGGCCGAGCTGCTGACCGGGGCCCTGAAGGACCGGGGCAGGGCCGTCACCGTCGGGGCGCGCACCTTCGGCAAGGGCTCGGTGCAGATGCCGAGCAGCCTCCCGGACGGCTCGGTCGCCGAACTCACGGTCGGCCACTACCGCACTCCGGCGGGGGCGACGGTCGACGGGCGCGGCATCGCCCCGGACGTTCCGGCGCCCGCCCGCGCCGAGGAGCGGGCCCGCACGGTATTGAGTGGCCTCGGGGCGGGGGCGTAG